From one Marinobacter sp. LV10MA510-1 genomic stretch:
- a CDS encoding DUF4224 domain-containing protein: MFLTNNEVVRLTGRHRRTQQKQVLEALGIVYIENGIDELVISTVHVERVLSDITHHGIETGPNFNALRKVS; encoded by the coding sequence ATGTTCTTGACCAATAACGAAGTAGTGAGGCTAACCGGAAGGCACCGGCGGACTCAACAAAAGCAAGTTCTGGAAGCCCTTGGGATTGTATATATCGAAAACGGCATTGATGAACTGGTGATTTCAACGGTTCACGTTGAACGCGTTTTGTCGGATATAACTCATCACGGCATCGAAACCGGGCCGAATTTTAATGCGTTAAGGAAGGTTTCATGA
- a CDS encoding tyrosine-type recombinase/integrase, translated as MSPKPRSRNQDMPTYVHWKNGKWRFKTPAHLRNYVPGRKTWITLSTDKKEALKKYAELVGNLSAESGMSKLFNRYAAEVIPSKAPRTQKDNTKELKKLRSVFGEMHPSELSTMHCQQYLDKRGDSSKTQANHEIALLSHIFRKAMQWGVVDRNPVKGVEKHKAIARDRYVEDWELDEFLSVSTPFILAWVDVKMMTGLRQGDMLAMLLSSLRDDGIRFKSRKTGRKGFIPWTPELKMAVTALKACNQKQGLTIVCDRSGKPMSDSAFQNRWRAVMIRALESTDLVERFTEHDLRAKHATDVDAAGGDATANLLHDDKRTTDGYLRAKKAVTIKAWNRKKSEG; from the coding sequence ATGAGCCCAAAGCCACGATCCCGTAATCAGGACATGCCAACGTATGTACATTGGAAGAACGGCAAATGGAGATTCAAAACACCCGCACATCTGCGCAACTACGTTCCAGGAAGGAAGACGTGGATCACTCTGAGCACTGACAAGAAAGAGGCGCTAAAAAAGTATGCAGAACTGGTTGGCAATTTGTCTGCAGAATCCGGTATGAGCAAGCTGTTTAATCGATACGCTGCAGAGGTGATCCCCTCAAAGGCACCTCGCACTCAGAAGGACAATACAAAAGAGTTGAAGAAATTGCGGAGCGTGTTTGGCGAAATGCACCCCAGCGAGCTTTCAACCATGCACTGTCAACAGTATCTGGATAAACGTGGAGACTCGTCCAAAACTCAGGCCAATCACGAAATCGCGCTGCTCTCGCACATTTTTCGCAAAGCCATGCAGTGGGGGGTTGTTGATCGCAACCCAGTTAAGGGCGTCGAAAAGCACAAAGCCATTGCGCGAGACAGATACGTAGAAGACTGGGAGCTCGACGAATTCCTGTCTGTTTCAACGCCGTTTATTTTGGCCTGGGTAGACGTGAAAATGATGACTGGTTTGCGCCAGGGCGATATGCTGGCCATGCTGCTGAGTTCCCTGCGGGATGACGGCATACGTTTCAAAAGTAGAAAAACTGGGCGCAAGGGCTTCATACCGTGGACGCCAGAGCTAAAAATGGCAGTAACTGCACTGAAGGCCTGCAATCAAAAACAAGGGTTGACGATCGTCTGTGACCGCAGTGGCAAACCGATGAGTGACAGCGCGTTTCAGAATCGTTGGCGAGCAGTGATGATCCGTGCGCTTGAAAGCACAGATCTGGTTGAGCGGTTTACCGAGCACGACTTGAGAGCTAAACACGCAACTGACGTAGATGCTGCGGGCGGCGATGCCACAGCAAACCTTCTGCACGATGACAAGCGCACAACAGATGGTTATTTGAGGGCAAAGAAAGCCGTGACTATTAAGGCCTGGAATCGGAAAAAATCGGAAGGATAA